In the genome of Patagioenas fasciata isolate bPatFas1 chromosome 12, bPatFas1.hap1, whole genome shotgun sequence, one region contains:
- the LOC139828989 gene encoding olfactory receptor 14J1-like, translated as MSYDRYVAICKPLHYGTLLGSRACVHMAAAAWATGFLNALLHTANTFSLPLCKGNVLDQFFCEIPQILKLSYSNSYLRELELLVVGVSYAFGCFVLFVVSYVQIFRAMLRIPSEQGRHKAFSTCLPHLAVVSLFVSTGMFAYLKPPSVSSSSLDLVVSFLYSVLTPAVNPLIYSMRNQELKDALI; from the coding sequence atgtcctatgaccgctatgttgccatctgcaaacccctgcactatgggaccctcctgggcagcagagcttgtgtccacatggcagcagctgcctgggccactgggtttctcaatgctctgctgcacacggccaatacgttttcactgcccctgtgcaagggcaatgtcctggaccagttcttctgtgaaatcccgcagatcctcaagctctcctactcgaactcctacctcagggaacttgaacttcttgtggttggtgtctcttatgcatttggctgttttgtgttattcgtggtgtcctatgtgcagatcttcagggccatgctgaggatcccctctgagcagggacgccacaaagccttttccacctgcctccctcacctggccgtggtctccctgtttgtcagcactggcatgtttgcctacctgaagcccccctctgtctcctcctcatccctggatctggtggtgtcttttctgtactcagtgttaactccagcagtgaaccccctcatctacagcatgaggaaccaggagctcaaggatgccct